A genomic stretch from Solanum stenotomum isolate F172 chromosome 8, ASM1918654v1, whole genome shotgun sequence includes:
- the LOC125874127 gene encoding putative pentatricopeptide repeat-containing protein At1g12700, mitochondrial: MAMSKISLRKCNGILSISSFHISYSYFSSYSRSSKVKGRVVLNFEKLKCLDDAVTLFHQMVRMKPLPSVVDFSKLFKTMTSMKHYSAVLSLFRQMRKLGIPIDGFILNSVINSYCLMHRAAFGFSVLSIYLKNGIPFNNVTFTTLIRGIFAENKVKDAVELFKKLVREKICEPDKIMYATVMNGLSKRGHTQKTLSLLRLMEQGNTQPDIYIYNIVIDALCKDGNLDVAINILNEMKQKGIHPDILTYNSLIDGLCKLGQWEKVKTLFSEMVNLNMYPDVHTFTILTDGLCKEGKVDDAEEVMKHMVEKGVEPNVITYNVIMDGYCLRGQLDRARRIFDILIDKGIEPDIFSYNILINGYCKKKKLSKAMQVFREISKKGSKPNIVTYNTILQGLFEVGRIGVAKQLFVEMVSTGPVPNLSIYHTLLDGYFKYGLVEEAMSLFNKLEGKKENIDITSYNIIINGLCKNGELDKAHAIFQKLSSIGLLPDVRIYTTMITGFCLQGLLDEAKDMLRKMERNNCLPDNVTYNVIVQGYLRCRKINEMVTFMKEMTGRGFSFDTTTAELLVNAISENPSIVDMLPELHAEIKK; the protein is encoded by the coding sequence ATGGCGATGAGTAAAATTTCTCTGCGGAAATGCAATGGTATTCTCTCTATCTCTTCCTTTCATATCTcctattcttatttttcttcatattcaCGCAGTAGTAAAGTAAAGGGTAGAGTTGtgttaaattttgagaaactCAAGTGTTTAGATGATGCTGTTACTCTATTCCATCAAATGGTTAGAATGAAGCCTCTTCCTTCAGTTGTCGACTTCTCTAAATTGTTTAAGACTATGACAAGTATGAAGCATTACTCAGCTGTCCTTTCTCTTTTCCGACAAATGCGGAAATTGGGCATTCCAATTGATGGATTCATCTTGAATAGTGTGATTAATAGTTATTGCCTGATGCATCGTGCTGCTTTTGGATTTTCGGTGTTATCTATTTACTTGAAGAATGGCATTCCGTTTAATAATGTTACCTTTACAACTCTAATAAGGGGAATCTTTGCTGAAAATAAGGTTAAAGATGCTGttgaattgttcaaaaaattGGTGAGAGAGAAGATTTGTGAGCCCGATAAAATCATGTATGCAACAGTAATGAATGGACTCAGCAAAAGGGGTCATACTCAGAAGACTTTAAGTTTGCTCCGGTTAATGGAACAAGGTAACACTCAGCCCGACATATATATCTACAACATTGTTATAGATGCTCTTTGCAAAGATGGAAACTTAGATGTTGCTATCAACATTCTGAACGAGATGAAGCAGAAAGGCATTCATCCAGACATATTAACGTATAATTcattgattgatggtttgtgtAAGCTCGGTCAGTGGGAAAAGGTTAAAACTTTGTTCTCAGAGATGGTGAACCTTAATATGTATCCAGATGTGCACACCTTCACCATACTAACAGATGGACTATGCAAAGAAGGGAAAGTTGACGATGCCGAGGAAGTAATGAAACACATGGTTGAAAAGGGTGTCGAGCCTAATGTAATCACCTACAATGTGATAATGGATGGATATTGTTTGCGTGGTCAACTGGATAGAGCTAGGAGAATTTTTGATATCTTGATAGATAAGGGCATTGAGCCTGATATTTTTAGCTATAACATACTAATAAATGGATACTGTAAGAAAAAGAAACTCTCCAAGGCCATGCAGGTGTTTcgtgaaatttcaaaaaagggATCAAAGCCTAATATTGTTACCTACAATACTATCTTGCAAGGCctgtttgaagttggaagaattGGTGTTGCAAAACAATTGTTTGTTGAGATGGTATCTACTGGGCCAGTACCTAACTTATCCATTTATCACACTTTGCTTGATGGTTATTTTAAGTACGGACTTGTTGAAGAAGCTATGTCACTCTTTAATAAGttggaaggaaagaaagaaaatattgatattaCATCTTACAATATTATCATTAATGGATTGTGTAAAAACGGTGAACTCGATAAAGCTCATGCTATTTTTCAGAAGCTTTCTTCAATAGGATTGCTTCCGGATGTGAGAATATACACTACAATGATAACTGGATTTTGTCTACAAGGGTTGTTAGATGAAGCTAAAGATATGCTTAGAAAAATGGAGAGGAACAATTGTCTTCCAGACAATGTCACTTACAATGTTATCGTGCAAGGATATCTTAGGTGCaggaaaataaatgaaatgGTAACTTTTATGAAGGAAATGACTGGAAGGGGCTTCTCATTTGACACAACTACAGCTGAGTTACTAGTAAATGCTATTAGTGAGAATCCTTCCATTGTTGACATGTTACCAGAGCTTCATGCGGAAATCAAGAAGTGA
- the LOC125874137 gene encoding uncharacterized protein LOC125874137 produces MSELRPHYFQLIKSKFFYLCSFIISHPLYFFYFIFFSPYILKLLSFLSPLFITITLLLLALFTISPSLILHNNTKGLTRKDDEVVLDELEEFEAYKIVFGASKVDDQENHVEFLDYTSAEESESPILDQLGENQGEMESTKHVIEEKTLETCFKEVDEFENTTLSHNVEVKKVDKMIDKQKEEVLVGNELRKKVENVGTGYGSMRKEKEWKRTLACKLFEERNNASHSNSEGMDMLWEKYEIDTTKNKTKRDNNVKKMKKKAELKEYDEDEQEMNDQLCCLQALKFSAGKMNLGMGRPNLVKISKAFKGFGWLHHVGKSNKKVHCGDVSCSDS; encoded by the coding sequence atgtcgGAACTGAGACCTCACTATTTTCAACTGATCAAGTCAAAATTCTTCTACTTATGTTCTTTCATTATCTCTCACCCTCTCTACTTCTTTtacttcattttcttctctccTTACATTCTTAAACTCCTTTCATTCCTCTCTCCACTCTTCATCACAATTACCCTTTTGCTCCTTGCCCTTTTTACCATCTCTCCAAGTCTCATTCTTCACAACAACACGAAAGGATTAACACGAAAGGATGATGAAGTAGTACTCGACGAGTTGGAGGAATTTGAAGCCTACAAAATTGTGTTTGGCGCGTCCAAAGTTGATGATCAAGAAAACCATGTCGAGTTCTTGGACTATACATCAGCTGAGGAAAGTGAATCCCCTATTCTTGATCAATTGGGAGAAAATCAAGGTGAAATGGAGAGTACTAAGCATGTCATAGAGGAGAAGACATTGGAAACTTGTTTCAAAGAAGTAGATGAATTTGAAAACACCACTTTGAGTCATAATGTGGAAGTGAAGAAAGTTGACAAAATGATTGATAAGCAAAAGGAAGAGGTACTTGTGGGAAATGAACTtagaaaaaaagttgaaaatgtGGGAACTGGTTATGGATCAATGAGGAAAGAAAAAGAGTGGAAAAGGACATTGGCATGCAAACTATTTGAGGAAAGGAACAATGCTAGTCATAGCAATAGTGAAGGAATGGACATGTTGtgggaaaaatatgaaatagacACCACAAAAAACAAGACAAAAAGGGACAATAAtgtaaagaagatgaaaaagaaagcagagttgaaagaataTGATGAGGATGAACAAGAAATGAATGATCAATTGTGTTGTTTACAAGCCTTAAAGTTTTCAGCTGGAAAAATGAATTTGGGCATGGGAAGGCCTAATCTTGTCAAGATTTCAAAGGCATTTAAAGGTTTTGGATGGCTACATCATGTGGGAAAGAGTAACAAGAAGGTGCATTGTGGTGATGtaagttgctcagactcttaA
- the LOC125874158 gene encoding uncharacterized protein LOC125874158, translating to MDSTRKSNSEEQVSSPSSPSSDWKERFLLPTLLAGVAGGGAGLVSKHRKVHGLANICATYATNFAIVTACYCGAREFVRASRTGKPDDLLNSAIGGFGSGAILGRLQGGQLGAVRYSVMFAVVGTTVDYATIRVKPALRSYYDSLVNKKDDWLKLPEWSPIQVLDEEALAAKHAREEELYRSVHNLKKES from the exons ATGGATTCCACGCGTAAAAGTAATTCAGAAGAACAAGTTTCATCTCCGTCTTCACCATCATCAGATTGGAAGGAACGGTTTCTTCTGCCGACTCTCTTAGCTG GGGTGGCTGGTGGAGGAGCTGGTTTGGTATCAAAGCATCGGAAAGTTCATGGCTTAGCAAACATTTGTGCAACTTATGCAACTAATTTTGCTATTGTCACTGCATGTTATTGCG GTGCTCGTGAGTTCGTAAGAGCAAGTAGAACAGGAAAGCCTGATGATCTGCTGAACTCAGCAATTGGAGGTTTCGGTAGTGGTGCTATACTTGGACGTCTGCAAG GTGGTCAACTTGGTGCTGTTCGTTATTCTGTCATGTTTGCAGTTGTGGGAACAACAGTTGATTATGCTACTATAAGAGTAAAACCAGCCTTGAGAAGCTACTACGACTCTCTGGTCAATAAGAAAGACGATTGGCTTAAACTTCCTGAATGGTCGCCTATCCAAGTGCTTGATGAGGAAGCTCTTGCTGCAAAGCATGCTCGGGAAGAGGAGCTATACAGAAGTGTCCACAATCTGAAGAAGGAATCATGA
- the LOC125873973 gene encoding putative pentatricopeptide repeat-containing protein At1g12700, mitochondrial, which yields MVSTGDVVRAVASERWDKLNRFNAYIQGGEKFALAMAMSRICLRKCNGILSISSFHISYSDFSSRSSKVKGRVGLNSSSSFECLDDAVNLFHQMVRMKPLPSLVDFSKLFSNMISRKHYSAVLSLFREMLTMGIPVDEFILNIVINNYCLMHRADFGFSVLPIYLKNGTPFNTVTFNTLLRGIFAENKVKDAVELFKKLVREKICVPDEIMYATVMNGLSKRGHTQKTLSLLRLMEQGNTQPGIYIYNIVIDALCKDGNLDAAINILNEMKQKGIHPDILTYNSMIDGLCKLGQWEKVKTLFSEMVNLNMYPDVRTFNILTDGLCKEGKVEDAEEVMELMVEKGVEPNVITYNVIMDGYCLRGQLDRARRIFDILIDKGIEPDNVSYSILINGYCKKKKISKAMQVFRENSKKGSKPTICTYNTILQGLFESGRIGDAKTIYEEMLSAGPAPDLYIYCTLLDGYFKYGLVEEAMSLFNKLERKTENIDIIFYNIIINGLCKNGELDKAHAIFQKLSSMGFLLDVRIYTTMITGFCLQGLLDEAKDMLRKMEENGCFPNNVTYNVIVRGYLRCRKINDMVTLMKEMTGRGFSFDATTAELLVKEISENPSVLDMIPELHTENRK from the exons ATGGTGTCTACTGGAGATGTTGTCCGTGCTGTTGCAAGTGAGCGTTGGGATAAGTTGAACCGTTTCAATGCTTACATACAAGGAG GAGAGAAATTTGCTTTGGCAATGGCGATGAGCAGAATTTGTCTGAGGAAATGCAATGGTATTCTCTCTATCTCTTCCTTTCATATCTCCTATTCTGATTTTTCTTCACGCAGTAGTAAAGTAAAGGGTAGAGTTGGGTTAAATAGTAGCAGTAGTTTTGAGTGTTTAGATGATGCTGTGAATCTATTCCATCAAATGGTTAGAATGAAACCTCTTCCTTCTCTTGTCGACTTCTCTAAATTGTTTAGCAATATGATAAGTAGGAAGCATTACTCTGCTGTCCTTTCGCTCTTTCGAGAAATGCTAACAATGGGTATCCCGGTTGATGAATTCATCTTGAATATTGTGATTAACAATTATTGCCTGATGCATCGTGCTGATTTTGGATTTTCAGTGTTACCTATTTACTTGAAGAATGGCACTCCGTTTAATACTGTTACCTTTAACACCCTATTAAGAGGAATCTTTGCTGAAAATAAGGTTAAGGATGCagttgaattgttcaaaaaattGGTGAGAGAGAAGATTTGTGTGCCCGATGAAATCATGTATGCAACAGTAATGAATGGACTCAGCAAAAGGGGTCATACTCAGAAGACTTTAAGTTTGCTCCGGTTAATGGAACAAGGTAACACTCAGCCTGGCATATATATCTACAACATTGTTATAGATGCTCTTTGCAAAGATGGAAACTTAGATGCTGCTATCAACATTCTGAACGAGATGAAGCAGAAAGGCATTCATCCAGACATATTAACGTATAATTCAATGATTGATGGTTTGTGTAAGCTCGGTCAGTGGGAAAAGGTTAAAACTTTGTTCTCAGAGATGGTGAACCTTAATATGTATCCAGATGTGCGCACCTTCAACATACTAACAGATGGACTATGCAAAGAAGGGAAAGTTGAAGATGCCGAGGAAGTAATGGAACTCATGGTTGAAAAGGGTGTTGAGCCTAATGTAATCACCTACAATGTGATAATGGATGGATATTGCTTGCGTGGTCAACTAGATAGAGCGAGGAGAATTTTTGATATCTTGATAGATAAGGGCATTGAGCCTGACAATGTTAGCTATAGCATACTAATAAATGGATACtgtaagaaaaagaaaatctcCAAGGCCATGCAGGTGTTTcgtgaaaattcaaaaaagggaTCAAAGCCTACTATTTGTACCTACAATACTATCTTGCAAGGTCTGTTTGAATCCGGTAGAATTGGTGATGCAAAAACAATTTATGAAGAGATGCTATCAGCAGGGCCTGCCCCTGATTTATACATTTATTGTACTTTGCTTGATGGTTATTTTAAGTACGGACTTGTTGAAGAAGCTATGTCACTCTTTAATAAGTTGGAAAGAAAGACAgaaaatattgatattattttttacaatattATCATTAATGGATTGTGTAAAAACGGTGAACTCGATAAAGCTCATGCTATTTTTCAGAAGCTTTCCTCAATGGGATTTCTTCTGGATGTGAGAATATACACTACAATGATAACTGGATTTTGTTTGCAAGGGTTGTTAGATGAAGCTAAGGATATGCTTAGAAAAATGGAAGAGAACGGTTGTTTTCCAAACAATGTCACTTACAATGTTATCGTGCGAGGCTATCTTAGGTGCAGGAAAATAAATGATATGGTAACTTTAATGAAGGAAATGACTGGAAGGGGCTTCTCATTTGACGCAACTACAGCTGAGTTACTTGTAAAGGAAATAAGTGAGAATCCTTCCGTCCTTGACATGATACCAGAGCTCCACACGGAAAACAGGAAGTGA